A single Kryptolebias marmoratus isolate JLee-2015 linkage group LG16, ASM164957v2, whole genome shotgun sequence DNA region contains:
- the zbtb7b gene encoding zinc finger and BTB domain-containing protein 7B isoform X1, translating to MDTTRKSPPRLQLSVPMKMGKVAMSPGEDGLIGIPFPEHSNELLSHLNDQRRTGLLCDLTLTSRGARYPTHRSVMAAVSLYFRRLFGAEEGGGEGGGGFSVCQLDCVAPDALDALLEFAYTATLTIPSSAMRDVLRGAQLLGIQCVADACRDILGETAEAEGETAEEQRPQQTASEKMVATKSGVERGSRRKDKNKVKKIRSHHNNFSTLNTLPASPASHLSATSEIHRSLPPTQPPSPEQEELHIQPGQNGDPRPIREPGIGATLNGGLVHWSQDLPRIAHPPPVKSNKLPEDDKAEGSGNDVMLMGSSSGSTSVADRGAATSVAGGGRKRKSQTPQQCPVCQKIIHGAGKLPRHMRTHTGEKPFQCSACGVRFTRNDKLKIHMRKHTGERPYTCPHCSARFLHSYDLKNHLSLHSGARPFECPLCHKAFAREDHLQRHRKGHSCLELRTRRPRRGPELVEDGVGDGGRSKQSSPLSFQAHPSVFHPRSLLEGGGGGGGSVVPGGGLPVIFPGDIERERERSLALQALAQLGPHKLTNYQDFFLRGLLGGREMEAEDPGRARSPALQRDRWADEPEEEIGEEEAEEGE from the exons atggataccACGAGAAAGTCGCCGCCTCGTCTCCAGTTGAGCGTGCCCATGAAGATGGGAAAG GTGGCGATGTCTCCAGGAGAGGACGGTCTGATTGGGATCCCCTTCCCGGAGCACAGCAACGAGCTCTTGTCCCACCTCAATGACCAGAGGAGGACAGGACTCCTGTGTGACCTCACCCTTACCTCCCGCGGGGCTCGTTACCCAACGCACCGCTCCGTCATGGCTGCCGTCAGTCTCTACTTCCGCCGCCTGTTCGGAGCGGAGGAAGGGGGCGGCGAGGGCGGCGGAGGCTTCAGCGTTTGCCAACTGGACTGCGTGGCGCCCGACGCCCTGGATGCCCTGCTGGAGTTCGCCTACACTGCCACGCTGACGATTCCCAGCTCCGCCATGAGGGATGTGCTGCGAGGAGCTCAGCTTCTGGGCATCCAGTGTGTGGCCGACGCCTGCAGGGACATCCTCGGGGAGACGGCGGAGGCCGAGGGGGAGACAGCAGAGGAGCAGAGGCCCCAACAAACGGCTAGCGAGAAAATGGTGGCGACGAAGAGCGGTGTGGAGAGGGGGTCgaggagaaaagacaaaaacaaggtaaaaaaaatccgGTCGCATCACAACAACTTCTCCACGCTGAACACGCTGCCGGCCTCTCCCGCCTCGCACCTCTCAGCCACGTCTGAAATCCACCGGTCCCTGCCCCCCACCCAGCCCCCGAGCCCCGAGCAGGAGGAGCTTCACATCCAGCCGGGGCAGAACGGGGATCCGAGGCCAATCAGAGAGCCGGGGATAGGAGCCACACTAAACGGAGGGCTCGTTCACTGGTCGCAAGATCTCCCTCGTATCGCCCACCCGCCCCCCGTCAAGAGTAACAAGCTGCCCGAGGACGACAAGGCGGAGGGTTCAGGCAATGATGTGATGCTGATGGGCAGCAGCTCCGGCTCTACCTCTGTGGCAGATCGAGGCGCAGCCACATCCGTAGCAGGAGGGGGAAGGAAGAGGAAGTCCCAGACCCCCCAGCAGTGTCCGGTCTGTCAGAAAATCATTCACGGAGCAGGAAAGCTGCCGCGCCACATGAGGACACACACTGGAGAGAAACCCTTCCAGTGCTCCGCTTGTGGAGTTCGCTTTACACG caATGATAAGTTGAAGATCCACATGAGGAAACACACAGGCGAGCGCCCGTACACGTGCCCCCACTGCTCCGCTCGGTTTCTCCACTCGTACGACCTCAAAAACCACCTGTCGCTGCACAGCGGGGCGCGGCCCTTCGAGTGCCCGCTCTGCCACAAGGCCTTCGCCCGAGAGGACCACCTCCAGCGCCACCGCAAGGGTCACAGCTGCCTGGAGCTGCGCACGCGCCGCCCCAGACGCGGGCCCGAGCTGGTGGAGGACGGCGTCGGGGACGGCGGCAGGAGCAAGCAATCCAGTCCCCTGTCCTTCCAGGCGCACCCCTCCGTGTTCCACCCCCGTTCGTTGCTGgaaggcggcggcggcggcggcggcagcgtAGTACCCGGAGGCGGCCTCCCAGTGATATTCCCGGGAGACATCGAGCGGGAGAGGGAGCGCTCACTCGCCCTCCAGGCTCTGGCCCAGCTCGGGCCTCACAAGTTGACCAACTACCAGGATTTTTTCCTCCGTGGGCTGCTGGGAGGCAGAGAGATGGAGGCAGAGGATCCAGGAAGAGCCCGTTCGCCGGCTCTGCAGCGCGACAGATGGGCGGACGAACCGGAAGAGGAAATTGGAGAGGAAGAAGCGGAAGAGGGggaataa
- the zbtb7b gene encoding zinc finger and BTB domain-containing protein 7B isoform X2, with protein MSPGEDGLIGIPFPEHSNELLSHLNDQRRTGLLCDLTLTSRGARYPTHRSVMAAVSLYFRRLFGAEEGGGEGGGGFSVCQLDCVAPDALDALLEFAYTATLTIPSSAMRDVLRGAQLLGIQCVADACRDILGETAEAEGETAEEQRPQQTASEKMVATKSGVERGSRRKDKNKVKKIRSHHNNFSTLNTLPASPASHLSATSEIHRSLPPTQPPSPEQEELHIQPGQNGDPRPIREPGIGATLNGGLVHWSQDLPRIAHPPPVKSNKLPEDDKAEGSGNDVMLMGSSSGSTSVADRGAATSVAGGGRKRKSQTPQQCPVCQKIIHGAGKLPRHMRTHTGEKPFQCSACGVRFTRNDKLKIHMRKHTGERPYTCPHCSARFLHSYDLKNHLSLHSGARPFECPLCHKAFAREDHLQRHRKGHSCLELRTRRPRRGPELVEDGVGDGGRSKQSSPLSFQAHPSVFHPRSLLEGGGGGGGSVVPGGGLPVIFPGDIERERERSLALQALAQLGPHKLTNYQDFFLRGLLGGREMEAEDPGRARSPALQRDRWADEPEEEIGEEEAEEGE; from the exons ATGTCTCCAGGAGAGGACGGTCTGATTGGGATCCCCTTCCCGGAGCACAGCAACGAGCTCTTGTCCCACCTCAATGACCAGAGGAGGACAGGACTCCTGTGTGACCTCACCCTTACCTCCCGCGGGGCTCGTTACCCAACGCACCGCTCCGTCATGGCTGCCGTCAGTCTCTACTTCCGCCGCCTGTTCGGAGCGGAGGAAGGGGGCGGCGAGGGCGGCGGAGGCTTCAGCGTTTGCCAACTGGACTGCGTGGCGCCCGACGCCCTGGATGCCCTGCTGGAGTTCGCCTACACTGCCACGCTGACGATTCCCAGCTCCGCCATGAGGGATGTGCTGCGAGGAGCTCAGCTTCTGGGCATCCAGTGTGTGGCCGACGCCTGCAGGGACATCCTCGGGGAGACGGCGGAGGCCGAGGGGGAGACAGCAGAGGAGCAGAGGCCCCAACAAACGGCTAGCGAGAAAATGGTGGCGACGAAGAGCGGTGTGGAGAGGGGGTCgaggagaaaagacaaaaacaaggtaaaaaaaatccgGTCGCATCACAACAACTTCTCCACGCTGAACACGCTGCCGGCCTCTCCCGCCTCGCACCTCTCAGCCACGTCTGAAATCCACCGGTCCCTGCCCCCCACCCAGCCCCCGAGCCCCGAGCAGGAGGAGCTTCACATCCAGCCGGGGCAGAACGGGGATCCGAGGCCAATCAGAGAGCCGGGGATAGGAGCCACACTAAACGGAGGGCTCGTTCACTGGTCGCAAGATCTCCCTCGTATCGCCCACCCGCCCCCCGTCAAGAGTAACAAGCTGCCCGAGGACGACAAGGCGGAGGGTTCAGGCAATGATGTGATGCTGATGGGCAGCAGCTCCGGCTCTACCTCTGTGGCAGATCGAGGCGCAGCCACATCCGTAGCAGGAGGGGGAAGGAAGAGGAAGTCCCAGACCCCCCAGCAGTGTCCGGTCTGTCAGAAAATCATTCACGGAGCAGGAAAGCTGCCGCGCCACATGAGGACACACACTGGAGAGAAACCCTTCCAGTGCTCCGCTTGTGGAGTTCGCTTTACACG caATGATAAGTTGAAGATCCACATGAGGAAACACACAGGCGAGCGCCCGTACACGTGCCCCCACTGCTCCGCTCGGTTTCTCCACTCGTACGACCTCAAAAACCACCTGTCGCTGCACAGCGGGGCGCGGCCCTTCGAGTGCCCGCTCTGCCACAAGGCCTTCGCCCGAGAGGACCACCTCCAGCGCCACCGCAAGGGTCACAGCTGCCTGGAGCTGCGCACGCGCCGCCCCAGACGCGGGCCCGAGCTGGTGGAGGACGGCGTCGGGGACGGCGGCAGGAGCAAGCAATCCAGTCCCCTGTCCTTCCAGGCGCACCCCTCCGTGTTCCACCCCCGTTCGTTGCTGgaaggcggcggcggcggcggcggcagcgtAGTACCCGGAGGCGGCCTCCCAGTGATATTCCCGGGAGACATCGAGCGGGAGAGGGAGCGCTCACTCGCCCTCCAGGCTCTGGCCCAGCTCGGGCCTCACAAGTTGACCAACTACCAGGATTTTTTCCTCCGTGGGCTGCTGGGAGGCAGAGAGATGGAGGCAGAGGATCCAGGAAGAGCCCGTTCGCCGGCTCTGCAGCGCGACAGATGGGCGGACGAACCGGAAGAGGAAATTGGAGAGGAAGAAGCGGAAGAGGGggaataa